The following are encoded together in the Strix aluco isolate bStrAlu1 chromosome 13, bStrAlu1.hap1, whole genome shotgun sequence genome:
- the LOC141929417 gene encoding histidine--tRNA ligase, cytoplasmic — protein MAEEAAVRAQAEAVRRLKQDKADPDEIAKEVTKLLEMKARLGGDEGKHKFVLKTPKGTRDYSPKQMAIRERVFNAIITCFKRHGAEVIDTPVFELKETLTGKYGEDSKLIYDLKDQGGELLSLRYDLTVPFARYLAMNKITNIKRYHIAKVYRRDNPAMTRGRYREFYQCDFDIAGQFDPMIPDAECLKIVHEILSDLQLGDFLIKVNDRRILDGMFAVCGVPDSKFRTICSTVDKLDKMPWEEVRSEMVGEKGLSPEAADRIGEYVQLHGGLDLIERLLQDPKLSQNKLAKEGLGDMKLLFEYLTLFGITGKVSFDLSLARGLDYYTGVIYEAVLLQQENDHVEEPVSVGSVAGGGRYDGLVGMFDPKGRKVPCVGVSIGIERIFSILEQRVEASEEKIRTTETQVLVASAQKKLLEERLKLISELWDAGIKAEVLYKKNPKLLSQLQYCEDTGIPLVAIVGEQELKDGVVKLRVVATREEVNVRRESLVEEIRMRTSRP, from the exons AtggcggaggaggcggcggtgCGGGCGCAGGCCGAGGCGGTGCGGCGGCTTAAGCAGGACAAGGCCGATCCCGACGAG ATTGCAAAGGAGGTGACAAAACTGCTGGAGATGAAGGCGCGTCTGGGAGGAGATGAGGGGAAACACAAGTTTGTGCTTAAGACCCCAAAG GGCACGCGGGACTACAGCCCCAAGCAAATGGCCATTCGTGAGAGAGTCTTCAACGCGATCATCACCTGCTTCAAGCGCCACGGAGCAGAAGTCATTGACACGCCGGTGTTTGAGCTGAAG GAGACACTGACGGGGAAATACGGTGAAGACTCGAAGCTCATCTATGATCTGAAAGATCAAGGAGGAGAGCTGCTGTCCCTGCGCTACGACCTGACA GTACCTTTTGCTCGCTATTTGGCAATGAACAAGATCACCAACATCAAGCGCTATCACATCGCTAAGGTGTACAGGCGGGACAACCCGGCCATGACCAGGGGCCGCTACAGGGAGTTCTACCAGTGT GATTTTGACATCGCTGGCCAGTTTGACCCAATGATTCCTGACGCCGAGTGCCTGAAGATCGTGCACGAGATCCTGAGTGACCTGCAGCTCGGGGACTTCCTCATTAAG gTCAACGATCGGCGCATCCTTGATGGGATGTTTGCAGTTTGTGGTGTCCCAGACAGCAAGTTCCGAACGATCTGCTCCACTGTTGACAAACTGGATAAG ATGCCGTGGGAAGAAGTGAGGAGCGAGATGGTAGGAGAGAAGGGGCTCTCTCCTGAGGCTGCGGATCGCATCGGGGAGTATGTCCAGCTCCACG GTGGCCTGGACCTGATTGAGCGGCTTCTCCAGGACCCAAAGCTGTCCCAGAACAAGCTGGccaaggaggggctgggggacatGAAGCTGCTGTTTGAGTACCTCACCCTGTTTGGCATCACGGGGAAG GTCTCTTTCGACTTGAGCCTGGCGCGGGGGCTGGACTATTACACGGGGGTCATCTACGAGGCTgtcctgctgcagcaggagaacGACCATGTGGAGGAGCCCGTCAGCGTGGGGAGCGTGGCTGGAGGTGGTCGCTACGACGGGCTGGTGGGGATGTTTGATCCCAAGGGACGGAAGGTGCCCTGTGTGGGGGTCAGCATTGGGATCGAGCGGATCTTCTCCATCCTAGAGCAGAGAGTGGAG GCCTCTGAAGAAAAGATCAGGACAACAGAGACACAGGTGCTGGTGGCCTCTGCTCAAAAGAAGCTCCTTGAAGAGCGGCTGAAACTCATCTCCGAGCTGTGGGATGCTGGAATAAAG GCAGAAGTGCTGTACAAGAAGAACCCCAAGCTGCTGAGTCAGCTGCAGTACTGCGAGGACACGGGCATCCCGCTTGTTGCCATTGTGGGTGAGCAGGAGCTCAAGGATGGAGTTGTCAAGCTGCGGGTCGTGGCAACCAGGGAAGAG